The DNA region GTGCAGCGAATCGGATACAAATTTGGATCACATCACATTCAAGACTCTTTGAATTTGACTTTATTTGCAATTACCTGATCTTATATATCGTTTTTATTCTTCCGATTCTgattcaaatttatattttttaggcaaaaacttgtgtgagacggtctcacgggtcgtatttgtgagacggatctcttatttgggtcatccatgaaaaaacattactttttatgctaagagtattgctttttattgtaaatatgggtagggttgacccgtctcacagattaagatccgtgagacggactcacatgagacccactcttttttttaattcatttttattcgTCCGACTCTTAttcaaatacacacacacacacactagtaTTTTGGAGAACGAGTTGATTgcttatacaatttttttattttttgaaaattttatttggattttatttttttggtaattaatttgatttatattaaaataagcaaaacattataattataaaaattaatgaaagaccatataaaaattttgtttgagGTCAAATTACAATTTGATAAAGGCCATACCAACCTATCAAAGGTGATATAGTAACAAACTACTATCACATTTTTGCACGTGTTACGTTTTTGTACAGTTTgaataattatcaaaatattataattttttattttcaaattattgagtgttccattttttttatattaaaggtGACATAgttatctaaaaatttaaatatatagataaagatatgattggatttgaaAATGTAGTATTGGaagatttgaaaaaattatgttaGTTTAGGAACATTAAAGAATATTTAATCAATAAAGTCATAATTGAGGGgtataatagtaataatattttgatgtaaTTAGATCGTACCAATAAGGGGTTGTGGACTTGTGGcttaatatatagtataaatatatcatatatcaataAACGTAAGCACACGATGCATGcatgtaaattaaattttgatctaaaatatagttttaaatTGGACTATAATaaagttttatatataaaatgtaatatCATTAGagtatgttttaattaaatttatattttttaatcattaatttattatactttattttatttgaaaaaataatggtAATTATAGGGTAGGGGTATTTCGGGAAAAAAAACTTTGTATGACATGAGAAATGGTTATTATTCAGGCCTCGACGTTAATAATAGGAATAGATAAATGTTATTTGGTCATACCAACGGACCAAATAATTACTGTGATGTGATAGGCTcacatttaatttaataaaataaaaagagatACATCGCCCAATTCTTCCTATATTATTAggttaataatatgatatatagtttaataaaatttaaattttctcaaCAATAATGACCATTTATtgacataaataaaatatgttattaaaagttaataataatGTCACGACAATAATCAATTTGTCCGTGCGATTGTCCAAGTTGCATTGCGAAGACAGATTGAAATTAATTTGCACGTTTAAATGCATGTTGACCCAGTGGCCTCAGCCGACTGTACAAGTTTATTTGTCCGTGCGATTGTACAAGTTGAATGCTCTCGGAAATAAGATGCATGCTAGCCAAGCGCGCGGGTATGAGTTAAAAAAGGTCTACTTTGACCATAAAAGAAATTTGACATCTGGTTAATCTATAACGTTTCTAATATTGTTGCTAATGGATGGATCTTATCAACGTCCATGAATGATAAATTATAGATCGAACCGTCGAACCCAGAAAATTGGGTTCCGGATGATTGATGGAAGAAACAGTACcaaacactttttttttatcgctttattttcattttggtaGTTTTTGTTAGGCGTTGAACCCCATTTTAGGTGTTGAGTGGTGCGTCTTGTTGATATGAATaatatctataattttttttaatactctCATATTAACACAATCTTGAAATCCCTATCATTCCGCACATGAGAAAAATTCATATATGTTTCACTTTGCTTAGAAGTATGCAATGAGCCGTTCCTTGTCCGTGTAACGTCTTGACATTGGAAATCACTTCCAGCCCTCTTCCGTAACAGGCGTCACATTTATACTAGTTTCAGGTTGATTCATCCCCGAACCACACTCTTAAGGAGAGGTCGGGCTCTGATAATATTATTTCATGGCGTTATATAATATTTCTGAACATGGTttatttatgggattttataattatttcacTAAGCGAAAAAAAGATATTACTATTAAACTAATACAAATATGCAGTGGGGGGGGTATGGCCTAGTTAACACCTGCGTGCTGCACCGGTACATCTCAGCTGGCAATTCATTTTCGATTGACATTGTCATTTAATACCCTGAGAATGGTGGTTGTATTTACATCTCAAGTTGTAAATATATAGGACATAAATAAAGGTGAATTAAGCACAAAACGTACGtaccaaattcaaaattatctgaAATTTACGGTAATATATGAAACCAATACGAACGAGTATTGTACCAAGAAAATCGAATGTCATAGGACACCATGCAACGAGGCGGGCGGAAAAAATATTTggttaaaatatgaatatattgttaattaaagacatttctgcaacagccaacaatatcaagGGCCTACTCTAGCAGCTTGCGACCTCTTAGTTCATAGCATCCCAATTttgtgcctataaatagagactCGAATGTGCCTACATTCTCATCCAAAATCAAAACCAAATATCTAAGTAAATTGGATTggattaaatattttcaaataaatatggGCTCGAAGGCACTTCTCTTTCTTGGCTTCTTCTTAGCCACGTATCTTCTCATCTCTTCTGAAGTAGCTGCTAGGGAATTGGCTGAGGCTTCCAATACTGAGGGTAATGGTAAGAACTTTTagtttgattttaaatatttattttgatgtataaAAAACTATATCTTGTTAACAAAAAATGTAAGGGGTTGGCAATTGTCTATTTTCTCAGAAAAGGATGAGACAAATGAAGTCGGGGTAGACCAATACGGAGGTTATCCCGGAGGTGGATACGGAGGCTATCCGGGAGGAGGATATGGAGGCTATCCGGGAGGAGGGTATGGAGGAAACCGTGGTGGCTATCCTGGAAGAGGTGGATATGGAGGCTACCCCAGAGGAGGGTATGGAGGAAACCGTGGTGGCTATGGTGGCGGCTGCCGTTATGGATGCTGTGGTCGCAGCTATGGATATGGCGGATGCAGGTGCTGCTACTATGCCGGTCAAGCAGCTGATGCTGATTTGCAAACCGAGCCTGGAAATTAATGAAACAACAGCATTTCTGTAGAATATTGTTGAAGTTATTGTGAGAATGGTGAATAAATGTGTGCAAGATTTGCGGTCATCTATAGTGGATGACACAAATCGATACATACATAgtgaaatatgtgtgtgtgtgtgtcataTTATGTGTAATTACAGTTATAATAGTCgtaaaatatgtatttctttttctattttgGCATGGCTTCCTAGCTTTTATGTATACAAcacgaaaatttaaatttcagtaTTTCTTGCTATATACATCCTCttgattaatttgaaattaatgttCTCATAGAAGGGGAAGAAAAGAGTTAactagttaattttttttaactgataaatttaaataatatatatatatatatatatatatatatatatttatatatatgtatatgggCTCAAATATCATAGTGAGACCATTTCAATATTCaagtcaataaataaatagcaaAAATTGTTAACAACGAACCGACTAAAAGTCTTTAAAATACTTGTATTGGTGGAGATAGATAATTATTAGGCCaattaaaactttaaattcgGGCAAATGAAAGTAATAAATTCCCGATAATATCGGTTAGGCTAAGTGAAAATGATTGTGATATTGTTTGGATGGAGTGATTATTCTGGATAGCGTTGATTGTAGTGCATTAATTGTGATTAAATAGATTTAGTCAAATATATCAGTCAAAGATGACACATACCTTAACTTATGCTAAATCAAATGATacacacaaaatatattataattagatATGTTATTATGAAAAAAGAACATTGCAATTTTACCTTTCTTGCTATTttgttaaaattcaatattcgtctggaatatttcaaattttgacaattttaattatttttcattaaaagtaCTGATATGCCAATGCACACATCACTCTACATTAATCagattttacatatattaactCCATAACTTTCAACTAATACACAAAACAAGTATGCTATGTCTTAGACTTGGCCGTGGAACAAATTTTGACCAAATctcattaatatataaatatatatttatgtatttatgaCTCTAGGAGTTgactctattttgtgatcaagTCTCTCTCAGTTTGTTTATTGAGACGTCGAccaatgtgtgtgtgtatatatatatatatatatatatatatatatatgagtggCAAGTTTACTTCATTAAATGCATGAGTGGACATACATATTAAGGAAGACTAATTAGCTAGATAGTCTAATCCTCATCCAAACGTCGGCCTCTGAATATTCGCAATTTGTTGATAGTTGAAATTAAGCTGCCATTTGACCTTTAAGAAATCGGAAGTATCCCTCTacatacatgaaaaatattctacaacaattttttttttttttatcattctcGATAACATTCCTAATTAATTATTACCTTAATATATTAGTTTATTGAAAATTGATTAAATCACATTTTTTGATGATTGAGTTTCACGGTTGAACTGTCGAACGACTATTATCATGAAAAAATTAGTCAAATATATACGTATTTTCGTTAAATGATTGTATTTAATCAAGATAGTGCTGACATATTTGACTTGTTAATTAAAGACAAATTTCTAACGCCCAACTAAATTACGGGCCTACTCTTAAATATTGTCATCCCAATTGTATATGATCTTTAGTGTGAATAAATCGACTGTGCCAACATTCTCatccaaaattaaataaaattgaatatcATACTAAATTAAACTACTTTGGATATAATCGAGCCGAGTCGAACTCTTGAATGACGTTTGAGCTTGACTCGTTTataatcgagctcgagctcgagctttatttaacgaatatatttatggctcacgagcttattcaaACTTTTATCGAGcgtaataaatatgaattatacatttaaatcttcattaaaaagtaaactatatatttagagaaaaataaaacatttttattaaaatttgtaaatttattataataaataaatttaatagatttttctatatattttatcagaaatatactaaataaataaattaaatatcaaaactattattttttcatctgaGAGATGACTCATGAACTTACCAACaaacatgttcacgagctaacgagccgaATATTATAAAACTTGAGCTTAGTTCGTTTATTTCAACgagctcaaacgagcttttatcgaatcgagcttcgaataACTCACAAAcgatttggttcatttacattcCTATTTTTGGGTTTAAACTTGAAAGGCACTTTTATTTCTAGGCTTTTTCTTGGCTGCATATGTCCCATTTCCCTCTGAAGTGGCTGCTACAAAATTGACTGAGACTTCAAACAAAGTGGACACATTTAAGCATCAGAtgcataatatattattatttgtcactatatatatatatatatgtatatatttgaaatgttaTAGATGCCAAATCTTTCAGAGATTCAACTTAAATTATGTTATCTATTGcctattttatttgttttttaaaatgttgCCTACTTTTCAGCAAATAATAAAGCCGATAAGACAAATTATGTGGGGTTAGTGATGCAAAATATCTGGAAGGTGGGTATGGATCGGAGGCTACCCAGGAAGAGGATATGCATGGTGGATATCCCTGAGGTGGTTACGGAGGATATCCTGTTTCGGATATGAAGGTTACCACCGGTGGAGGTTATGGTGGTGGACGCTGTCGTTTTGGCTGTCTACTATGGGGTTTGTAGATGTTGCTAGTATGCTAATCAAGCTGCAGATGTGGATTTGCAGGCTGAACCTAAAAATGAGTATTTGTCGTGTGATAAGAAAGATATCTTTACCAAATAATTAGTACGAAATTTGGACTGGGAAAATAGTATTGTTCAAGTTCCTTTAATATAGTCATGTAGGCTTGGTTGCTTGAAGTTTGCAAATAAATTACAAGGTCGATCGGTGTCCATGATGGGCGCACACACAAGGGAAAGGCATCATGATATATATAGAAGTGCGATTGTCgtgtgcttttttttttttttttttaaaaaaaaaaaaaaaaaatattattttttttttaaaaaaaaaatgattcataTTTCATCAATTAGGCAACATTCGTACAATCTTGGTAAATGATATAACAAATAATGTATGGGACACGAGACATAAATAAAGACTAGCATAAAAAAATGACAGCCTTAACAAGAGAGTGAGTTGCCATATTTACTTGTCTTTGAACATGTTGAAGAAGTTTGTTTTTGACAACAAATTGAGCTAATATAAGTTCATGGTTGTCGTCGAGATTGCATCCACCACCAGCTTAGAATCGCTCTCAAAAATAACATTATGGAGATCACACAATAGCATCTTAAAAGACAAGTGCTTCGGCCTCTCTAGCTTCAAACAAACCATTTTCCGTACATGATTTGCTTACTATAAAGCATCCATCGGAGTCATGCACCACTGCCTCGAAACCAATACATTTGAACTCTTTAAATATAGTCGCATCATCGTTACATTTCGTAGAGGGATCAGGTGGTTTTTTCCATCTAAAAATGGCTGTTCACACACATGTGTTTGTGCGGGGAACTGACTTGTGCTTATAATTTACATCATTTACATTATGACAACAGCGAGTACATTTGAAAATGAATCTTTAATAGTAAAGTACTATCGTGCCTATAATTAAATGTAGCGTGCTACTTTCCTTGTGCATGCATGTGAAGAACAGCCGAAGAAAATGTAATATTGAAAAAGCAATGCATTTATTAACACATTCGGACCTTATACATCATGTGGTAGAACATGACAAAGTAATAATTAGCTAAATTTGTAACTTTCAAGTTTTCTTTCCTGTTTATGCATTCTGGTAATTTTTATTGCTATTCTTGAAAAAATTGGATTATACTCATCCATATATACTAAGAGCATAATTCGTTTCATGCTTTATAAACTCTGAAATAGTACTTAAATTGGTAGAGAAATTTTAGAAACTTCATTGATTTGGAAAAGGGAAAGATGGGAAATTGAAAGGAAAACTTCATATGGGTATCTTAGTATGAAGATTCAAGCTCGATTTTATGTCCGAACTTTAGAAGCACAACTCGGATAAGTCGATTTGTTTATGTTACATGGACTTAAATCAACCTCAAAGCTGGTTCAAGAGAGAATAATTGTCCAAGTTATATATACAACTTTCAAATACTTAATCCAGCCGATGTAGGTCATTTAACACCATCTCATCTTCAGGAATGAAAAACTGAAGCGTAAAATTAACAAGACATTATCAGGTGATCTATAGAGCAATCCTGAATGTAGTTAGGCTCAAGTACataatcttaacatgatattaGAGCTCATACCTATTATTATGTGTTGGACTATCTTATGAGTCACCCAATAATGTCTTGTAAACGTCACGCTCTAGGTGTTCAATGTTGGGCCTGAGGGGGTGTGTTTTCCACATCAACTGGATTAACTCATTTGATGTTGTATATATAGACTTGGATAATCATCACTTTGAGTTAGCTCTTGAGGTTGAGTTAAACTTAAGTCCCAATATTAACATTTtgattacaattttttttacaaaaattaataaatgcATTAACTTGTGAATGGTTCACAAATTATTGAACGATATAATTTAAGAATATATTCGAACACGAtaaatatcatttcaaattcagtatatttcaaatataaatattcgAGTAAGCTCGATTTGTTTGTAAAATCGATGAATTTGATAGTCAAACGATATCAGATCAAACCAGACTCGATTAACTTTATCAGTTAATCATTTGTGTTTATTATAATTTGGCCAATATTCAGGTAGGCTTCTCGTAATTGGATCCCCTCGACATCGTGTCCTTCGGTACATTTGTTGTTATTAAAAAACCACACCCTCCCCCGCAAGCCGTGTCTTAAGAATACTTTGCTAATttatatataacaatatatatttatttggtcGGCGGCTTCATGCAGATAGATCTTTTTCGGGAGAGATTGGTGCTTCTTGAGGGTATCCAAGTACTAAAAAGATAATA from Primulina huaijiensis isolate GDHJ02 unplaced genomic scaffold, ASM1229523v2 scaffold25443, whole genome shotgun sequence includes:
- the LOC140967562 gene encoding glycine-rich protein-like isoform X2, giving the protein MGSKALLFLGFFLATYLLISSEVAARELAEASNTEEKDETNEVGVDQYGGYPGGGYGGYPGGGYGGYPGGGYGGNRGGYPGRGGYGGYPRGGYGGNRGGYGGGCRYGCCGRSYGYGGCRCCYYAGQAADADLQTEPGN
- the LOC140967562 gene encoding glycine-rich protein-like isoform X1 → MGSKALLFLGFFLATYLLISSEVAARELAEASNTEGNEKDETNEVGVDQYGGYPGGGYGGYPGGGYGGYPGGGYGGNRGGYPGRGGYGGYPRGGYGGNRGGYGGGCRYGCCGRSYGYGGCRCCYYAGQAADADLQTEPGN